The Fulvia fulva chromosome 11, complete sequence genome segment AATGTAATTGTTGCGCCACGTGCCGTGTGTGCAGCATTCCACAGCAAAGCTTGCTTGTGGCCGTGGCGACAAACACAACTTCAGGACGCGCAGCAGCGCACTCACTCCCGCGCATCCATCACCACAAGCATCTCTTCCACTCACGTCGGTCACAATGATAGGCACGTAAGTATGGAAGTGTCAACGGAGATCTGCACGTTTCAACAATCGTCAGAGCCGCAGCGTGCTGCTGGAGTGAAGTACTGTCCGCTTCCGGCTGCGAGGCGATGCAGTCGTCCGCATGCGACAAAGACATACAGCAGCGGCTGTGGTGATTCTGCTTGCGTGGTGCAATGGTATGACTATGGGCTGTTCGCTTCTCTCTCAAACTCCGTTTCGTATCTCTTGCTCTCGTTAGTTGCAATTGGTATCTTGAATGCTCTGCTCTGCTCTACGCTTGGTCTTGATACTGGTCTGCTGATCTACAATTTCGCCGTCCCTATCGTCCGCAACCTCACGAGAGAAAGGACAAAGAAATCGAACATCACGAGCGCTCTGCCGTCGCCGTCGCGTCGCTACCATCCACCTCCCTCGAACACCACCTACACCGCAACCCTGGATCCAATCGAAACACCCGTCTGGTTCCGTCGCCTTCCCACCGTCCCTCAAACTCCTCCACACCCAATCCCGCCTCTCACAGCTTCTCCGCCGCAAAGTCTTCTCCCCACGATGGCCACGGCCCTCACGCCCTTGGGCCTTCCCGCCCTGGAAATGCCCTCCCCCACCGCGTCCGAGACGTCCTCGACTCATTCTAATACCTCCGCCCACCACGCCAACCACAACAACCAACACCAAACTCTCTCCACCCAAACCAACCAAGGAGTCGCCAACCCCAACGCCCCAGCTCGCCCGCGCCGAGCCCACCACGCTCCATCCCGTCCCAATCTGCGCGTGGCGTTCAAGAGCTTCACCAGCACCGCGACCGTCCTCGTCGGCGAGGAAGGCAGTAAAGCCAAACCGTTATCGCAGTACCTCGTTCACAAGGAATTACTAGCCGGCGCATCTCCCTTCTTCGCCGCCGCTCTCAACGGGACGTTCGCAGAAGGGTTGGAACAAGTTGTTCGTCTACCTGAAGAGAAGCCGGAGACGTGGGAGTGGTTTTTGCAGTGGTTGTATACCGGGACCCTCACTACGCAGCCCACTGCGAGTGAAATCGTCTCTGCCTCGCAGCATCGGGCTCGAGGAGCTGGGCCTGGGCACGCGGCGGGACAACGGCAAGGGCAAGCGCCGTGCTATGATTTGCATCTCGATGGGGATTTGCGGAATCAGCAGGGGTCTCCGAAGTATTTCCTGCTGTTGGATTTGTACGCGTTGTCTGATAGGATGTTGACGACGCCGCTGAGCAATCATGTGCTGAGTACGATTGCGCGGTTGAGCGAGCAGACGAATTCGGTGCCTACGCCGAGCGATACGTGGATTCTGTATGATGGGATTAGGGAGAGTGCGCCGTTGAGGAAGTTGGTGTTGGATTTGTTTGCGTATAAGAAGACGGATAAGTTGTTGGAGACGCATAAGGATGAGTGGCATCCGAGGTTTTTGAGGGAGTTGGTTGTGAAGTGAGTATTACTCATCTTGGAAGTTTGGGTGGGTGGAGTGGGGTGCTAATGTGGTGTGTAGGTTGAAGAGGCCGGGTCCGGAGATGTTGGAGAGGCATTCTCTTGTTGCTTGGAGGCCGAGGAGCTGGAGTAATTCGAAGGCTTGTGAGGGGTGCAAGGAGATCTTGAGGCCAAATATCAGCGGGGATCGATGCTGTGCTTGTGAGAAGGTAAGCTAAGCCTTGCGAGGTTGGCACTAGATCCTGCTAACATGACCAGGCCTTTTGCTCCGAGTGTCTTCGACGCCATGCTGGTGAAGGGTGGACTCTTCCCAACGACGTCAGCGGCTGCAAGCCGTGGGTAGGAAGGGGAATGTGCTTGAGATATCACGAACACGGCGAGGGTGAGGCCTGCGGCTGACTGTCGAGTCGACAAGCGTTGCGGTGGTGGTTGAAGTTTCGGGTGCAGCACGCATAGCGGTGGCGTTTCTCCATGGTTGTATCGTACACTAGAACATACAGAGTGGATCGCTCCTCTACCTCCTCATGATTGCCCTCCTCAGCATTGGCCACACGCCACCGTACTTGCCCAGGTATGTGAAGTAGTAGATGGCACCAAAGACGGTGCCACCCATGTGTGCCGCATGGCCAATCCCCGTCTGGCCTCGATCGAGGAAGAAGGCATCGACACCAAAGTAAACAAGCGTGAGCACGAACAGAGGAATCGGAATCAACGGCATAAAGATCAGCCTCATCGGAGCGAATGGCATGAGGCAAGTGGCAGTGGCCCCCAGTCCCATCACCAGTCCACTTGCTCCCAGATTCTGCATGAGAACCCTGGTCCTCCCGCCTCCAAATGCTCCCCAGACGTCGCGCTTTTGCGGAGCCTGACGTGGCCACTGATGATATAGACTTGCCAAAGATCCGACGAGAGCACTCCCAAGTCCCGCCGCAAGGACGTGAAAGCGGCCGACGCCAGAGATGGCGAGGAGGTTgccgaaagtgaagagagcGATCATGTTGAAGACGAAGTGTCCGATGTCTCTGTGGGAGAAGGCAGAGGTAAGCAGCGTGTGGTATCGGCCTGCCTTGATGCTGTCGGTGGAGAGCAGGAAGTTGTTGTCCATGAATCGGATGAGCTTCGTGTCCCTGGTTGCTTTGGCACACTGCCACGTGGCGAAGACTGCAGTATTCAGGCCGATGAGAGCCCAGGCGACGGACTTGGCGGAGCGGTAGGCAGGACCCGAAGGACCATAGCTTGTGTAAGAGCGGAATAGGTTGAGGCCTAGGCGTCCCGATGCTGATGATGTTGTGCGGTGTCCGGGCTGGGACGAGAAGAAGGGAGTCTGCTTGTCGGACGTGGATCTGAAGGTCCTTCTTGCTGCGGACGCGGACTGTGTTTGTGGGGTGACGCGTAGGCAAGGACCTTTCCGGATGCGCGGTGCTCGAGCTCGTAGTGTAAGCATTGTGCCGTGATGTTTTGTTCACGAAGAAGGGTGAAGTTTTGTTGACGCCCTCGTTGCTCGCTTACTGGGCCCACTGATGTGTTACACAGCAGGCGGTGGGCATTCGGTGGTGAGCACGCATGGCACGATGATCAAGATGGATCGCTGTTAGTGAATTCACCGCCAGGGAAGAAGCGAATGTCAATGTCGTGTACATAGCAGGACGTAGAGTATAGAGTCGTGAGAGTATACTTTGGGGGTGCTTGTAGGAAGGTTTCGGCGGCTTGTTGCGCTTGGACCACAGCAGCAGCATTCGCTTGTTTCGAGGTCGAGCTCAAGCCTCATGCTGCTTGCACCACTACTTCACCACTCACAACAGCAGAGCCTCATATTCCTCACCGACACTCACCACCATCTCACACAGAGCCAGACACTTCCTCTGCAGCTCATCGCTAGCCTCCACAGCCACAGCCACAGCCACAGCCACTACCGCGCAACCAGACCAGATCGCGCTCAAGTCGTCGAGACTGCCTCGGGACCATCACTGAACATCGTGCACCAGAACTCTCCAGCACCATCTTCTCTCGGACATTCCTGCGTGCGTGAGTCTTAGCACATCCCTGCGTGCGTGAGTCTTAGCACATCCCTAGCTGAAGACACCACCATCTCAGCCTGCCCGCATCTTGGCCTGGTGAGCAAGTCGCGTTCAGCACCGCCGAGTGCACACTTCCTCTCCCATCTCACCCGCCTCACATACATTACACCACACAATGGCGGACGGGCTTGCGGCCGAGCTCGACGGCACCTCGCTAAACGACTCACAATCCGGCGACTGGAAACAAGGCTTGCAAGCGCCGGCCAAAGATGGCAGGCAGCAAACAGAGGATGTCACCGCGACGAAAGGCCTGGAATTTGAGGAGTTCTACCTGAAGAGAGAGCTGTTGATGGGTATATACGAAGCAGGGTTCGAGAAGCCCTCACCCATCCAAGAAGAGACGATCCCAGTTGCACTATCAGGCCGCGACGTTCTCGCGCGCGCAAAGAACGGCACAGGAAAGACTGCTGCCTTCGTCATCCCCACACTTGAGCGCATCAACACCAAGTCGGACAAGATTCAGGCTCTGTTGCTGGTGCCCACCAGAGAATTGGCTCTGCAGACGTCGCAAGTATGCAAGACGCTTGGCAAACACCTTGGTGTCAATGTCATGGTCACCACAGGAGGAACGGGACTGCGTGATGACATTGTACGTCTCAACGAGCCAGTACACATTGTCGTCGGAACACCTGGCCGTATTTTGGACTTGGCTGGAAAGGGTGTTGCCGATCTGTCGGAAGCCAAGACTTTCGTCATGGACGAAGCCGACAAGCTGTTGTCGCCAGAATTCACCGTCACTATTGAGCAGCTGCTCAAGTTTCACCCCAAGGACAGGCAGGTCATGTTGTTCTCTGCCACCTTCCCCGTCGTGGTGAAGGACTTCAAAGATAAGCACATGAACGATCCTCACGAGATCAACCTCATGGACGAACTTACTCTGCGTGGTATTACCCAGTACTATGCCTTCGTCGACGAAAAGCAGAAGGTGCACTGCTTGAACACGCTTTTTAGCAGACTGCAAATCAATCAGTCCATCATTTTCTGCAACAGCACCACCAGAGTCGAGTTGCTGGCCAAGAAGATTACAGAGCTTGGTTACTCCTGCTTCTACTCGCACGCGAAAATGCTGCAACAACATCGAAACCGCGTCTTCCACGACTTTCGCAACGGCGCCATGCGCAATCTTGTATGCTCAGATCTACTGACACGTGGCATTGACATTCAAGCTGTCAACGTCGTCATCAACTTCGACTTCCCAAAGAACGCCGAAACCTACCTTCACCGTATCGGTCGTTCTGGACGTTTTGGACATCTGGGTCTGGCTATCAACTTGATCAACTGGGATGATCGATTCAATCTGTACCGTATCGAACAGGAGCTTGGAACTGAGATTCAGCCTATCCCGCAATCCATCGACAAGAAGCTGTACGTGTATGACACACCAGAGAACATCCCCCGACCAATCAACACTGCACCACAACAGAGGCAGCAACAACAGCAGCAGCAGGCAGCGCAGAATGCTAGCAGACAGCAAGGGACAGGGTCTGACCTGCAGAATCCTGCCAACCGAACCGACGGCTACGGCCGCGGCAGAGGTGGTGGCTATGGCAGAGGCCGTGGCGGACCTCGCAATGATCAGAATGGCTTCCAGGGCCAACAGAGACAGGGCGGCTACCAGCAGCGGCCGAATCAGCAGATGGCGCCCGCTGGTCCTCCCGCGGCTCAGGCTTAGGCCTTGAGTCTCGACGTGACCAACATAGCGCGATCTGTAGGAGTATGCTTGGCGTTCTTGGGCGGAGTTTTCAAGAAAGGCAGGCTGCTGGCCGGCGAGCCAGCTGGAGTTTTGATGGGCATGACTGACGATACCCGGTTCTTATGCTCCGGCGTGTTAACGTTTCCGATCGAGATGTGGTTCTACGGCCTGATGACCTGGCTGGTGTGCTACTGCATCCCTTTTCTTTTTCTTCGACGACTCTCTCTGGACTCTATTGTGTACTGCGCTGCAGGACGCGCGCGACCCTCTGCACAATATCATCTTCACCTTCAACTCGACACATTGCAACACACTGATAACAGCAAACGCCAATATCTGTTACTTCATCGATCCTGCCGACCCACAGGACCGAACATCGACAATtgcaacaacaacaacaacaacaacaacaacaacaacaactgCTGCCTTTGGACGGAGTTGACCTTGTTGCACCCACTGAGTGCTACTACCACGACTCACACGATAATGTTGATCACATCTTCTTCACTCCTTCAGAAGATGCATGATCAGTCTAGGCTACGACCATCTGGAAACCACTCTTTGCCTTGCACTTTATCGTACGGAACGTTCAACCAGTCAACAATACTGATCGCTCTTACATGAAAGAAAAAGATGGTAGGAGGATGGACTGCCTGGTAGAACGAAAATTAGAAAACTTCTTTGGGGAGGACAGGGTTGAGGGCATGTGCGTGGCGCAAGTAGGGAAGTCTCTTCTCGTAGAGATCTGCCTTCTGTCATGTTATCTATATACCTCAATGAAAAGCTATCACCTCCTCATTTCACTCCCTGCTGTGTCAAATGTTCCATGTCCACTCCTTCCCAACATATTGAGCACAGTGACAGTACCCACAAGCTGTCAAGATGCGCCACTTCTTCACCACATCTTCCCTGTGATACGAATCCGATGTCAGCGCTTTCTTGCCACATGGTGAAACAGCCACCGGCCTTGGCTCGATGTTCAATCGAGGCGACGGCCCTGAACAAAGCTACGGCTAGAGTCATGGTTGCTTCATGACCTGTTGAGAGTAGTGCCGCATCAAGACGGTCGCAAGGACAGGAACGGAACGTTGATACTTCTGAATCTTGAGCAcggtgtgtgtgtgtgtgtgtgtgtgtgtgtgtgtcCGCGGTGGGGGGAGGGCGGTAATGTATATAGTGAGATGCGCATGACTCTATACAACGCTTCCCTATTGATGAATATTATGACGAGAAGTGGCTCGCCTCTGCACTGCAATAGTGAGCCTGCCTGTAACGCCGTCTTGCTACGATGCCCAGCCTCAAAGCAATTGCAGGACTCACACCGCGCCATCGAAGCAGGGTTTCTGTCGTCGCGGTCTATCACTGCCTCTTCCCACTCTACTCATCCTGGAGGACGAACGTCTCCCTGGTAAACCCATACTTTCTGATCAATCTTGTCCCCAACTGCCTTGCCTGCTTCTTCGCCCACTTCGATCCAGGGTGCGGGCGATGGGCCGTCAGGGAGCGGTCTCCACGAATGAACTTCCAAATGACTCCAGCGGAACGCTCGGCGGTGAAGCCTATCGCCTGCATGGTGTGTAGTACGTCTGTCCATTCAAGTTCACCAGCTGAGATCCCTGGAGTGAGGTTCATGACCTGGAGTGCCGCGTGTGCGCGCGCGTCTACAGGGATAGTCCCTTCGTATGGTACTGCTGGAGCGCGAATGGGTTCTGCCATGAGGTCTTCGTTGGCAGCTGGTGTTGAAGGGGGTCTCGGGCGCGGCATCGCGCCGCTTGGGCTTCTTTGCGATGCCGGGGATGAAGCGGCGTGGCGCGTCGCCTGTGATTGCTGTGGAGATAAGGTCTTTGAATGATTGGCAGAGGGACTGGGCCCTGCGTGGGAGTGTTTCGTAGGATAGAATCGCTACGATCAGTGGTTTGCACATCACTGGCTCTGTCGACGCTTTCTGGAGTAGTGAAGTTCTCTTCGTGAGCAGGAGACAGTGGCTCTGGCTCGGTCGTTGTAACTGATGTTGTAGATGTCGGGATCTGGAAGTCGTAGGCGCGATCCCCGAGCCACCAGCTGAGGTGCTCACATATGCGCTCGAAGGCTCCCTCTAAATCAGTATCCTGTATACCTTCATGCGTACCCTTCTTGATGGCGTTGGTGGGCTTGCGTAATGGTACAGTATCTGGATCACCGGGGATGCGTTTGTCCCCAGTGTGACCAAGCATCACCCATAGCGGCTTGAAGAAGGCGTCCTGGCGGGCACAGGCGGCCTGGAGAATCTGTGCGGCATCTGAGCTGTCTGATCCCAGGTTATGAAAGGCGGTCTCATCAAGCTCAAAGCCACTGTCATCTGCACGCTCCCAGATCACACGGTCCATAGTGTCCAAAGGATCGGTGAGCGCCCAACTCACATTGCCTTTGAATTCGGTCTGATCGCTGTGCCGCCACATCGTTGTCTGTGGTTGCGCCGTGTACAGCTGCCGCTTCAGCTCCGCCAGTAAGCTCATCTTCGACACTTTATCCACAAGCCACGGTGAGAGGTACTGCTCGCCGTCAGCATCCTGCTCAATGGCCGTCTGGAAGGCCTTCGCGATATGCCAAGCCCTGTGCAGTGAGCGAGCTTCGGGGTCGAATAGGAGCGTGGTGAGGCAATGCAAGTAAGCAGC includes the following:
- a CDS encoding RHOMBOID-like protein 12, mitochondrial, translating into MLTLRARAPRIRKGPCLRVTPQTQSASAARRTFRSTSDKQTPFFSSQPGHRTTSSASGRLGLNLFRSYTSYGPSGPAYRSAKSVAWALIGLNTAVFATWQCAKATRDTKLIRFMDNNFLLSTDSIKAGRYHTLLTSAFSHRDIGHFVFNMIALFTFGNLLAISGVGRFHVLAAGLGSALVGSLASLYHQWPRQAPQKRDVWGAFGGGRTRVLMQNLGASGLVMGLGATATCLMPFAPMRLIFMPLIPIPLFVLTLVYFGVDAFFLDRGQTGIGHAAHMGGTVFGAIYYFTYLGKYGGVWPMLRRAIMRR
- a CDS encoding ATP-dependent RNA helicase dhh1 gives rise to the protein MADGLAAELDGTSLNDSQSGDWKQGLQAPAKDGRQQTEDVTATKGLEFEEFYLKRELLMGIYEAGFEKPSPIQEETIPVALSGRDVLARAKNGTGKTAAFVIPTLERINTKSDKIQALLLVPTRELALQTSQVCKTLGKHLGVNVMVTTGGTGLRDDIVRLNEPVHIVVGTPGRILDLAGKGVADLSEAKTFVMDEADKLLSPEFTVTIEQLLKFHPKDRQVMLFSATFPVVVKDFKDKHMNDPHEINLMDELTLRGITQYYAFVDEKQKVHCLNTLFSRLQINQSIIFCNSTTRVELLAKKITELGYSCFYSHAKMLQQHRNRVFHDFRNGAMRNLVCSDLLTRGIDIQAVNVVINFDFPKNAETYLHRIGRSGRFGHLGLAINLINWDDRFNLYRIEQELGTEIQPIPQSIDKKLYVYDTPENIPRPINTAPQQRQQQQQQQAAQNASRQQGTGSDLQNPANRTDGYGRGRGGGYGRGRGGPRNDQNGFQGQQRQGGYQQRPNQQMAPAGPPAAQA